AACGACCTGTACAACGGCGACACCCCCGCCCAGACCAAAAACATGGTATGGAACGTGACCGTCGACGACACCGCCCGCGTCACCGCCATGCAAGGCGGCAACACCGACGTGATGGAACTCGTGCCGGCCCAGTCCTTCCAGACGCTCGAATCCTCCGGCTCCGAACTCAAGACGGTGCAGGGCTTCAACCTGCCGTTCCTGATGTTCAACACCAAGAAGGCGCCGTTCGACAACGCCAAGGTGCGTCAGGCCGTGTTCTACGCGATCGACACCGAAAAGCTCATCGACAACCAGATGAGCGGCCAGGCCGCCGCCGCCACGAGCTTCCTGCCTGAGAACTTCCCCAACTACCACAAGGCGAAGAACGTGTTCACCTATGACGTGGACAAGGCCAAGTCCCTGCTCAAGGAAGCCGGCGTCACCGGCGAGGTGAGCTTCACGCTCTACACCACCGACCATTCCTGGATCACCCAGCTGGCCCCGCAGATCAAGAACGATCTGGCCGCCATCGGCTTCAACGTGGACATCCAGTCCATGAAGTCCTCCGCGCTCTACCCCTCCATCACCGACAAGGACGACGCCGACTACTCCATGGTGCTCGCCCCCGGCGATCCCTCCGTGTTCGGTAACGACCCCGACCTGCTGATGAACTGGTGGTACGGCGACAACGCCTGGACCAACCAGCGTTCCTTCTGGAAGGATTCCGAAGGCTACACGCAGCTGCATGAGTTGATGGACAAGGCCATCGCCGCCACCAGCGACGACGAGCGCCAGGACTACTGGAACCAGTGCTTCGACCTGCTCAGCGAGGAAGTGCCGCTCTATCCGCTGTTCCACCGCATGACGACCACCGCCGTCAAGAAGGGTGTGTTCTCGTCCTGGGACGCCATCGGCTCCACCGGCATAAATCTGGTGAACGCCAAGCTGGCCGAATAGTCCAGGCTCCGCCGATTCTCCATCCTCCGACCCACCCCGCCACCATCGCATACGATGCGGTGGAGGCGGGTCGGCCACGCCATCGAACGATTCCAACATCGGAGTGTTATGAGCAACCTGCTGCGTCTTCTGGGCAGACGATTGATAGCCCTACCATTCATGGCATTCGGAGTCACCCTTCTGGTGTTCTTCCTGATGTCCTTCTCCCAATACGATCCCGCCGTCGCCGCGCTGGGCGAGAACTCCTCGCCCGAAGCGCTCGCCGCCTTCCGCCACGACATGGGCTACGACCTGCCCTGGTGGCAACAGTTTTGGAACTACATCGTCGGACTCTTCCATGGAGACATGGGCGTGTACGGCGTCAACAAGGACTCCGTGGCCGCCCGCGTGGCCACCGCCTTCCCCATCACCCTGCAACTGACTTTCATCGGCCTGATCATCGCCATCATCTTCGCCGTGATCTTCGGCGTACTCGCCGCGCTCTACCGCGACACCTGGGTCGACCAAGCCATCCGCGTCGTCTCCATCATCGCCATCGCCACCCCGTCGTTCTGGCTGGGCGTGCTGCTGATCTACGTGCTGCAGATCAAACTCGCGTGGCTGCCCGGATCGGGTGACTTGGTGCCGTTCTTCCAAAACCCCGGCGCATATCTCGAACGCATGGCGATGCCGTCGTTCGCGCTGGGACTGCCGGTCGCCGGCCAGCTCACCCGTATCATCCGCACCTCGATGGTCGAGGAGCTCGACAAGGACTACGTGCGCACCGCCATCGGCGCCGGCGTGCCCAAACCCGTGGTCGTGGCGCGCAACGTATTCCGCAACGCGCTTATCACCCCGGTCACCACCCTCGGCATGAAGATCGGCTACCTTATGGGCGGCGCGATCGTCATCGAGGTCATCTTCGCGCTGCCCGGCATGGGCACCGCGATGTTCGACGGCATCAACGGCAATCAGCCGATGCTGGTGCAAGGCGTGGTGCTGGTGGTGGCGCTCGCGTTCATCATCATCAACATCATCGTTGATCTGCTCTATGTGCTCATCAACCCGAGAATCAGGACGGTGTGACGATGCTTTTCGGCAAAAACAAAGTCGTGGACGCCACGTCCAAACCGGGCGTCACATTCAACCGATTCAGCAAGATGACGATCGGATCGCGCATCTCCTTCGTGGTCATCGCGCTGCTGGTGTTCTGCGCAATCTTCGCATCCGTGCTGGCACCTCATGATCCGCTGGAAATCACGATGAGCTACCAGGCACCCAACGGTGAGCACTGGTTCGGCACCGACAACCTCGGCCGCGACGTGCTCTCCCGCGTGCTCTACGGCGCTCGGTACTCACTGGTCATCGGCTTGTCATCGATCGCCTTTGCGCTGATCGTCGGCTCGCTGATCGGCGCGCTCGCCGCCGTGACGCGCACTTGGATTTCCGAGCTCATCATGCGTCTCATCGACATCGTGATGTCCGTGCCGGGCATCGCCCTGGCCGCCGTGTTCGTCTCGATCCTCGGCCAGTCGATGATCGGCATCATCATCTCCATCGGCGTGCTCTACGTGCCGCAGATCGCCCGCATCGTAAGGGCGAACATCATCAGCGAGTACGGCAAGGATTATGTGCGCGCGGTGATCGTCTCCGGA
Above is a window of Bifidobacterium eulemuris DNA encoding:
- a CDS encoding ABC transporter substrate-binding protein gives rise to the protein MIRRNGKFKAAFAATVAGLLCLAGCGGGAGGGDAAGSTGTAVADTITAQVAYASRDFAPSTTSGALPMAANWHVTEPLYALDYSDFSVHNALAQGEPEQVSDTEYVVTLREGAKFSDGSDVTADDVVSSFKRTTVEGSLYNSMLDFIDSAEATSTNQVTFKLTKAFPMFKQRLALIQIVPAAMSDEDLKNMPVGSGPWKYTEITDSQVKFEKNDLYNGDTPAQTKNMVWNVTVDDTARVTAMQGGNTDVMELVPAQSFQTLESSGSELKTVQGFNLPFLMFNTKKAPFDNAKVRQAVFYAIDTEKLIDNQMSGQAAAATSFLPENFPNYHKAKNVFTYDVDKAKSLLKEAGVTGEVSFTLYTTDHSWITQLAPQIKNDLAAIGFNVDIQSMKSSALYPSITDKDDADYSMVLAPGDPSVFGNDPDLLMNWWYGDNAWTNQRSFWKDSEGYTQLHELMDKAIAATSDDERQDYWNQCFDLLSEEVPLYPLFHRMTTTAVKKGVFSSWDAIGSTGINLVNAKLAE
- a CDS encoding ABC transporter permease: MSNLLRLLGRRLIALPFMAFGVTLLVFFLMSFSQYDPAVAALGENSSPEALAAFRHDMGYDLPWWQQFWNYIVGLFHGDMGVYGVNKDSVAARVATAFPITLQLTFIGLIIAIIFAVIFGVLAALYRDTWVDQAIRVVSIIAIATPSFWLGVLLIYVLQIKLAWLPGSGDLVPFFQNPGAYLERMAMPSFALGLPVAGQLTRIIRTSMVEELDKDYVRTAIGAGVPKPVVVARNVFRNALITPVTTLGMKIGYLMGGAIVIEVIFALPGMGTAMFDGINGNQPMLVQGVVLVVALAFIIINIIVDLLYVLINPRIRTV